The Bicyclus anynana chromosome Z, ilBicAnyn1.1, whole genome shotgun sequence genome window below encodes:
- the LOC112053796 gene encoding bombyxin A-3 homolog, translated as MKTNVVLLLLACLGLASVATSQSIYCGRRLAMALDLVCDGHLIKRSEVKREPEMQWPWIEAQQALGGGFRRKRQVVAECCDKPCTVDELMTYCH; from the exons ATGAAGACCAACGTCGTACTCCTGCTCCTGGCCTGCTTGG GTCTCGCATCGGTGGCGACATCCCAGTCCATCTACTGCGGTCGCCGCTTGGCCATGGCTCTGGACCTGGTCTGCGACGGGCACCTGATCAAGCGGTCCGAGGTGAAGCGCGAGCCTGAAATGCAGTGGCCCTGGATCGAAGCACAACAAGCTCTGGGCGGCGGCTTCCGGCGCAAGCGACAGGTGGTGGCGGAGTGCTGCGACAAGCCATGCACCGTGGACGAGCTCATGACCTACTGCCACTAA